In one Haloplanus salinus genomic region, the following are encoded:
- the pheS gene encoding phenylalanine--tRNA ligase subunit alpha has translation MRLPDSQVAVLEAASATDERTIEQLSEATGLKPATVTGAAFDLEDAGLVAVSATETVSYTVTEEGDAYAEAGLPEVRLYRAAADAGAADAPVPMGEVVGAADLDGPEVDIALANYARKGYGEVESGRITADPETDPEADDEATALDALISGAATATATATATADEDALAELDRRGLVERSERAVRSVTLTDEGVTALMEGVEAAETVDRLTPELLASGEWDDVEFAAYNVEADAPETRGGKVHILRQTAERVKDTLVGMGFREMDGPHADSEFWINDCLFMPQDHPARTHWDQFALDVPPMRDIPADLLERVRSAHLDGVGEDGDGYHSPWTEAVAREIDLRGHTTSLSMRYLSGNEIGDLDPPERFFSVEKVYRNDTLDPTHLLEFFQIEGWVMAEDLSVRDLMGTFEEFYEQFGITDLQFKPHYNPYTEPSFELFGTHPETGELIEIGNSGMFREEVLRPLGVDCDVMAWGLALERLLMLMYGFDDIRDVHGTLCDLDLLRDTEVLH, from the coding sequence ATGCGACTCCCGGACTCACAGGTCGCGGTGTTGGAAGCCGCGAGCGCGACGGACGAACGGACGATCGAACAGTTGAGCGAGGCGACGGGCCTGAAGCCAGCGACGGTGACCGGCGCCGCGTTCGACCTCGAAGACGCGGGACTGGTCGCGGTGTCGGCCACCGAGACGGTCTCTTATACGGTCACCGAGGAGGGCGACGCCTACGCCGAGGCCGGCCTGCCCGAAGTGCGCCTCTACCGCGCCGCCGCCGATGCCGGCGCCGCCGACGCCCCCGTCCCGATGGGTGAGGTCGTCGGCGCGGCCGACCTCGACGGCCCCGAAGTCGACATCGCCCTCGCCAACTACGCCCGGAAGGGGTACGGCGAGGTCGAGTCGGGACGGATCACGGCCGACCCGGAGACCGACCCGGAGGCCGACGACGAGGCGACGGCTCTCGACGCCCTGATTTCGGGTGCAGCCACCGCCACCGCCACCGCCACCGCAACCGCCGACGAGGACGCACTCGCCGAACTCGACCGCCGCGGACTCGTCGAGCGGAGCGAGCGTGCCGTCCGCTCGGTCACGCTCACCGACGAGGGCGTGACCGCGCTGATGGAGGGCGTCGAGGCCGCCGAGACGGTCGACCGTCTCACGCCCGAACTGCTCGCCTCCGGCGAGTGGGACGACGTGGAGTTCGCCGCCTACAACGTCGAGGCCGACGCGCCCGAAACCCGTGGCGGCAAGGTCCACATCCTGCGACAGACCGCCGAGCGCGTGAAGGACACGCTCGTCGGCATGGGCTTCCGGGAGATGGACGGTCCCCACGCCGACTCGGAGTTCTGGATCAACGACTGCCTGTTCATGCCCCAGGACCACCCGGCGCGCACCCACTGGGACCAGTTCGCCCTCGACGTCCCGCCGATGCGTGACATCCCCGCGGATCTGCTGGAGCGTGTCCGCTCGGCCCACTTGGACGGCGTCGGCGAGGACGGCGACGGCTACCACTCGCCGTGGACCGAGGCGGTGGCCCGCGAAATCGACCTGCGGGGCCACACCACGTCGCTCTCGATGCGCTACCTGTCGGGGAACGAGATCGGCGACCTCGACCCGCCGGAGCGCTTTTTCAGCGTCGAGAAGGTGTACCGCAACGACACGCTCGACCCGACACACCTGCTGGAGTTCTTCCAGATCGAGGGCTGGGTGATGGCCGAGGATCTCTCGGTGCGGGACCTGATGGGTACCTTCGAGGAGTTTTACGAGCAGTTCGGCATCACCGACCTGCAGTTCAAGCCGCATTACAACCCCTACACCGAACCGAGCTTCGAGCTATTCGGCACCCACCCCGAGACGGGCGAGTTAATCGAAATCGGCAACAGCGGCATGTTCCGCGAGGAAGTTCTCCGCCCTCTCGGCGTCGACTGTGACGTGATGGCGTGGGGACTGGCGCTCGAACGACTCCTGATGCTCATGTACGGCTTCGACGACATCCGCGACGTGCACGGAACGCTCTGTGATCTGGACCTCCTGCGGGACACGGAGGTGCTGCACTGA